From a single Miscanthus floridulus cultivar M001 chromosome 8, ASM1932011v1, whole genome shotgun sequence genomic region:
- the LOC136475311 gene encoding uncharacterized protein yields MEYANGSAGLFECQAMLMPPRGEGCIKGPQTKLQDNKAIKPFVHPRSRVDPIPRPTAAFVGLMPLVAGFKFRGRDGPTKPTTSSSVWPLSFHRSKRTALVTSLTHRSVACASRSGSSTVPTPLTVTHHTAGGLQSQVAPTIHGTHPARRHRRPESPPPTIHGTHPAMATELTAAQLRAYDGTDPSKPIYVSVRGKVYDVTSGRGFYGPGGAYAVFAGREASRALGKMSKDEADVSGDLSGLTDKELGVLADWETKFQAKYLVVARLADA; encoded by the exons ATGGAGTACGCTAATGGCAGCGCTGGATTGTTTGAATGCCAGGCTATGCTGATGCCTCCGAGGGGCGAGGGCTGTATCAAAG GCCCACAGACAAAGCTCCAGGACAACAAAGCAATCAAGCCCTTCGTTCACCCACGCTCACGAGTGGACCCAATCCCGAGGCCCACTGCGGCCTTTGTGGGCCTCATGCCACTCGTTGCAGGCTTCAAGTTCAGGGGACGGGACGGCCCAACCAAACCCACCACATCTTCTTCCGTGTGGCCCTTGTCGTTTCACCGTTCCAAGAGGACGGCACTGGTGACGTCACTCACCCATCGCTCGGTCGCGTGCGCTTCACGCAGCGGCTCCTCGACCGTCCCCACTCCTCTCACGGTCACACACCACACCGCCGGTGGGCTTCAGTCGCAAGTCGCTCCAACAATCCACGGCACCCACCCAGCGCGGCGCCACCGGCGACCCGaatcccctcctccaacaatccACGGCACCCACCCAGCGATGGCGACGGAGCTGACGGCGGCGCAGCTGCGGGCGTACGACGGCACCGACCCTTCCAAGCCCATCTACGTCTCCGTCCGGGGCAAGGTCTACGACGTCACCTCTGGCCGCGGCTTCTACGGCCCCGGCGGCGCCTACGCCGTCTTCGCGGGCCGCGAGGCCAGCCGCGCCCTCGGCAAGATGTCCAAGGACGAGGCCGACGTCTCCGGGGACCTCTCTGGGCTCACCGACAAGGAACTCGGCGTCCTCGCCGACTGGGAGACCAAGTTCCAGGCCAAGTACCTCGTCGTCGCCCGCCTCGCCGACGCCTGA